In one Mycobacterium sp. NBC_00419 genomic region, the following are encoded:
- a CDS encoding enoyl-CoA hydratase, with product MIRDTGFVLVEQPQPHIALVTLNRPERMNSMAFDVMVPLKEVLNELTYDTSVRVVVLTGAGRGFSSGADHKSAGAVPHVAGLTRPSYGLRSMELLDDVILAMRRLHQPIIAAVNGAAIGGGLCLALAADIRVAANDAYFRAAGINNGLTASELGLSYLLPRAIGSSRAFEIMLTGRDVDAQEAERIGLVSTQVPSEDLLPTCYEMAARIAGFSRPGTELTKRTLWTGLDASTLEGHMQAEGLGQLYVRLLTANFEEAVAARAEKRAPVFTDEK from the coding sequence GTGACACTGGCTTCGTCCTCGTCGAACAACCGCAACCGCACATCGCGCTCGTCACCCTGAACCGCCCGGAGCGGATGAACTCCATGGCGTTCGACGTGATGGTTCCTCTCAAAGAGGTGCTTAACGAGCTGACCTACGACACGTCGGTACGCGTCGTCGTCCTGACCGGGGCCGGGCGCGGCTTCTCCTCGGGTGCCGACCACAAGTCGGCGGGTGCGGTGCCGCATGTGGCGGGTCTCACCCGCCCCTCTTACGGTCTGCGCTCGATGGAACTGCTCGACGATGTGATTCTCGCCATGCGCCGGCTGCATCAGCCGATCATCGCCGCGGTCAACGGCGCGGCGATCGGCGGCGGGCTGTGCCTGGCATTGGCCGCCGACATCCGGGTCGCCGCCAACGACGCCTACTTCCGCGCCGCCGGCATCAACAACGGCCTGACCGCCAGCGAACTGGGGCTGAGCTACCTGCTACCACGGGCGATCGGCTCATCGCGGGCCTTCGAGATCATGCTGACCGGTCGTGACGTCGACGCCCAGGAGGCCGAGCGGATCGGTCTGGTGTCCACGCAGGTGCCCTCCGAGGACCTGCTGCCGACCTGCTATGAGATGGCCGCGCGGATCGCGGGGTTCTCCCGGCCCGGCACCGAACTGACCAAGCGCACGCTGTGGACGGGACTGGACGCCAGTACCCTGGAGGGGCACATGCAGGCCGAGGGCCTCGGGCAGCTCTACGTGCGCCTGCTTACCGCCAACTTCGAAGAGGCGGTCGCCGCGCGCGCCGAGAAGCGGGCCCCGGTCTTCACCGACGAGAAATAG